The following coding sequences lie in one Saccharopolyspora hordei genomic window:
- a CDS encoding DNA polymerase IV, whose amino-acid sequence MERVVLHVDLDQFIVAVELLRHPELRGRPVLVGGSGDPTQRGVVAGASYEAREAGVRSGTPLRTAAARCPDAVFLPADNETYLAASAEVMDALHELGGILEVAGWDEAFMLVDTDDAEQTARVVQRQVRERTALACSVGIGDNKLRAKLASGFAKPAGVFRLDATNWVAVMAELPTDALWGVGAKTAKKLAARGIATVGDLARAEMADLAGVFGPNIGPWLVALAHGYDSTPVTDEPYRARSRGREVTFQRDLRDVEQVRAEVRRLSHVVAADLAAEDALARRVVVKVRNSSFATHTHGVSLPSPTRDAEVLERAARSALDRFPLDRPVRLVGVRAELVAD is encoded by the coding sequence GTGGAACGGGTGGTGCTGCACGTGGACCTCGACCAGTTCATCGTGGCCGTCGAGCTGCTGCGCCACCCCGAGCTGCGGGGACGGCCGGTGCTCGTCGGCGGCAGCGGCGACCCGACGCAGCGGGGCGTGGTCGCCGGGGCGTCCTACGAAGCCCGCGAGGCCGGGGTGCGCTCCGGCACCCCGCTGCGCACGGCGGCGGCCCGCTGCCCGGACGCGGTGTTCCTGCCCGCGGACAACGAGACCTACCTCGCCGCCTCGGCCGAGGTGATGGACGCGCTGCACGAGCTGGGCGGGATCCTCGAAGTGGCCGGGTGGGACGAGGCCTTCATGCTGGTCGACACCGACGACGCCGAGCAGACCGCGCGCGTGGTGCAGCGCCAGGTGCGCGAGCGCACCGCGCTGGCGTGCTCGGTGGGCATCGGGGACAACAAGCTGCGCGCCAAGCTCGCCTCGGGCTTCGCCAAACCGGCCGGGGTGTTCCGGCTGGACGCGACGAACTGGGTGGCGGTCATGGCCGAGCTGCCCACGGACGCGCTCTGGGGCGTCGGCGCCAAGACCGCGAAGAAGCTGGCCGCGCGCGGCATCGCGACCGTCGGCGACCTGGCCCGCGCCGAGATGGCCGACCTGGCCGGGGTGTTCGGCCCCAACATCGGTCCGTGGCTGGTGGCCCTCGCGCACGGCTACGACTCCACCCCGGTCACCGACGAGCCCTACCGGGCCCGGTCGCGCGGTCGGGAGGTGACCTTCCAGCGCGACCTGCGCGACGTCGAGCAGGTGCGCGCCGAGGTGCGGCGGCTGTCGCACGTGGTGGCCGCCGACCTCGCCGCGGAGGACGCGCTGGCCCGCCGCGTCGTGGTGAAGGTGCGCAACTCCAGCTTCGCCACGCACACGCACGGCGTGTCGCTGCCGAGCCCGACGCGGGACGCCGAGGTGCTCGAACGCGCGGCGCGGTCCGCGCTGGACCGCTTCCCGCTGGACCGGCCCGTCCGGCTGGTCGGTGTCCGCGCCGAGCTGGTCGCCGACTAG
- a CDS encoding TetR/AcrR family transcriptional regulator: MSSSPLRVYGGVQGDDRKAERRAQLLEAGLDLLGAAGDGPALTVRGACQKAGLATRYFYESFADRDALAAAVYDHVVDGLATTTLEAVNGAGPDERSKVRAGLQNIVRTIADDPRRGRLLFSVSLHSPLLARRRMDSSRLFAALLGGQAQDYYGITESPHLELTTHFIVGGLAQALTAWLDGTLRVDEDELVAHCTEVFLAIAAGFATGD; encoded by the coding sequence ATGAGCTCGTCTCCACTGCGGGTCTACGGCGGGGTGCAGGGCGATGACCGCAAGGCCGAGCGCCGGGCGCAGTTGCTCGAAGCCGGGCTGGACCTGCTCGGCGCCGCCGGCGACGGCCCGGCCCTGACGGTGCGCGGTGCGTGCCAGAAGGCGGGGTTGGCGACGCGCTACTTCTACGAGAGCTTCGCCGACCGGGACGCGCTGGCCGCCGCGGTCTACGACCACGTGGTGGACGGCCTGGCGACCACCACCCTCGAGGCCGTGAACGGCGCCGGACCGGACGAGCGGTCCAAGGTCCGGGCGGGACTGCAGAACATCGTGCGGACCATCGCAGACGACCCGCGGCGCGGTCGGCTGCTGTTCTCGGTCAGCCTGCACAGCCCGCTGCTCGCCCGGCGGCGGATGGACTCCTCGCGGTTGTTCGCCGCGCTGCTGGGCGGTCAGGCGCAGGACTACTACGGCATCACCGAGAGCCCGCACCTGGAGCTGACCACGCACTTCATCGTGGGCGGCCTGGCGCAGGCGCTCACCGCGTGGCTCGACGGCACGCTGCGGGTCGACGAGGACGAGCTCGTCGCCCACTGCACGGAGGTCTTCCTGGCCATCGCGGCCGGGTTCGCGACGGGCGACTAG
- a CDS encoding NUDIX domain-containing protein: MSKRSAGILLFRVVEGEPRVLLVHPGGPFWKNKDAGAWSLPKGEHDPDEDAQAAAVREFAEETGTELSGRDLLPLGEVKQRNGKVVTAWAVEGDVDVTSVRSNEFEVEWPPRSGRRQSFPEVDRAEWFDPATARAKLNPAQAAFVDRLLDLLRDAGRLA; this comes from the coding sequence ATGAGCAAGCGCAGCGCCGGGATCCTGCTGTTCCGGGTCGTCGAGGGCGAGCCGCGGGTCCTGCTGGTCCACCCGGGCGGTCCCTTCTGGAAGAACAAGGACGCGGGCGCGTGGTCGCTGCCCAAGGGCGAGCACGACCCCGACGAGGACGCGCAGGCGGCCGCGGTCCGGGAGTTCGCCGAGGAGACCGGCACCGAGCTGTCCGGCCGCGACCTGCTGCCGCTCGGCGAGGTGAAGCAGCGCAACGGCAAGGTCGTCACCGCCTGGGCGGTGGAGGGCGACGTCGACGTGACGTCCGTGCGCAGCAACGAGTTCGAGGTGGAGTGGCCGCCGCGGTCGGGCCGCCGCCAGTCCTTCCCGGAGGTCGACCGCGCCGAGTGGTTCGACCCGGCCACCGCGCGCGCGAAGCTCAACCCGGCGCAGGCCGCCTTCGTCGACCGCCTCCTCGACCTGCTGCGCGACGCGGGCCGCCTCGCCTGA